A stretch of the Streptococcus suis genome encodes the following:
- a CDS encoding zinc ABC transporter substrate-binding protein AdcA codes for MKKVGLIFVSISALLLGACGNSTASEDGKLNIVTTFYPVYEFTKQVAGDEANVDLLVKAGTEVHDYEPSAKDIARIQEADVFVYENKNMETWVHDVEESIDTSKVSVIRATEGMLLLPGSEEGEDHDQSEEGHSHPYDPHVWLSPARAITLVETIRDSLVAKYPEKKETFETNAAAYIEKLDALDTKYSETLSAAKQKYFVTQHTAFAYLALDYGLRQVSITGVAADEDSTPSRLAELTDYINEYGIKYIYFEENTSKSVAETLANETGVQLDVLNPLESLTDEDMKNGKDYISVMEDNLTALEKTTSQAGSEILPEDGAETPQTVYNGYFEDSAVKDRTLSDYAGEWKSVYPYWLDGTFDQVWDYKAKLKGDMTFDEYKAYYDTGYKTDVDQINITDNTMEFVVGDKKEKFTYKYVGYKILTYKKGNRGVRFLFEATDANAGNYKYVQFSDHNIAPVKTGHFHIYFGGESQDKLLEELENWPTYYLVGLTGLEIGQEMLAH; via the coding sequence ATGAAAAAAGTTGGATTGATATTCGTGTCTATTTCAGCTTTGCTTTTAGGAGCATGTGGCAATAGCACAGCTTCTGAAGATGGGAAGCTAAATATTGTAACAACCTTCTATCCTGTTTATGAATTCACTAAGCAGGTGGCAGGTGATGAGGCAAATGTTGATCTGTTGGTTAAGGCTGGAACAGAAGTTCATGATTATGAACCTTCAGCAAAAGATATTGCTCGAATTCAAGAAGCTGATGTTTTTGTTTACGAAAATAAAAATATGGAAACATGGGTTCATGATGTTGAGGAATCTATTGACACCTCAAAGGTCAGTGTGATTAGAGCAACGGAAGGGATGCTCTTGTTACCCGGTAGTGAAGAAGGTGAGGATCACGACCAGAGTGAGGAGGGGCATAGCCATCCTTATGATCCGCATGTATGGTTGTCTCCTGCACGTGCAATTACTCTTGTAGAAACTATTCGTGATAGTTTGGTAGCTAAATACCCAGAAAAGAAAGAGACTTTTGAAACAAATGCGGCAGCCTATATTGAGAAATTAGATGCTTTGGATACTAAATATTCTGAGACATTATCTGCCGCTAAACAAAAGTATTTTGTTACACAACATACAGCTTTTGCTTATCTGGCTTTAGATTATGGTTTGAGACAAGTTTCAATCACGGGTGTTGCTGCGGATGAAGATTCTACCCCTTCGCGGTTGGCCGAATTAACCGACTATATCAACGAATATGGAATCAAGTATATATACTTTGAAGAAAATACGTCGAAATCTGTTGCTGAAACACTCGCAAATGAAACAGGTGTTCAGCTGGATGTTCTGAATCCTCTTGAAAGTTTGACAGATGAAGATATGAAAAATGGTAAGGATTATATTTCTGTTATGGAAGATAATCTGACTGCCCTTGAAAAAACAACTTCTCAAGCTGGTTCCGAAATTTTACCAGAGGATGGGGCTGAGACTCCACAAACGGTCTATAATGGGTATTTTGAAGACAGTGCTGTAAAAGATCGCACACTCTCAGACTATGCAGGCGAATGGAAATCTGTTTATCCATATTGGCTTGATGGGACCTTTGATCAAGTCTGGGATTATAAGGCTAAACTGAAAGGCGATATGACATTTGATGAGTATAAGGCATATTATGATACTGGGTACAAAACGGATGTTGATCAAATTAATATTACAGATAATACCATGGAATTTGTGGTAGGTGATAAGAAAGAGAAATTTACTTATAAGTATGTGGGTTATAAGATTTTGACTTACAAAAAAGGAAATCGTGGCGTTCGTTTCTTGTTTGAGGCAACAGATGCAAATGCTGGAAACTACAAGTATGTTCAATTTAGCGATCACAATATTGCACCAGTAAAAACCGGTCACTTCCATATCTACTTTGGTGGAGAGAGTCAAGATAAGCTTTTGGAAGAATTGGAAAACTGGCCGACTTACTACCTTGTTGGTTTGACTGGTTTGGAAATTGGTCAGGAAATGCTGGCTCATTAA
- a CDS encoding metal ABC transporter permease codes for MFDLSVFNYDFMQRAFLAIIAMSFFSPILGVFLILRRQSLMSDTLSHVSLAGVAFGLVLGISPTLSTVLVVIVAAVFLEYLRTIYKNFMEIGTAILMSTGLAISLIVMNKSGGKSGLSLEQYLFGSIVTISQEQVVALFVIALIVILLTLLFLRPMYILTFDEDTAFVDGLPVRAMSIAFNVVTGVAIALMIPAAGALLVSTIMVLPASIALQLGKSFKAVIFTGMAIGFLGMVTGLMTSYYAETPASASITLIFISFFLLVNVVQKFRK; via the coding sequence ATGTTTGATTTATCTGTATTTAATTACGACTTTATGCAACGCGCTTTTCTGGCGATTATTGCCATGAGTTTCTTTTCACCAATCCTAGGGGTTTTCTTAATCCTTAGGCGTCAAAGCCTAATGTCAGATACCCTCAGTCACGTTTCTTTAGCTGGTGTTGCATTCGGTTTGGTTTTGGGTATTTCGCCTACTCTTTCAACAGTACTTGTTGTAATTGTAGCAGCTGTATTTTTGGAATATTTGAGGACTATTTATAAAAACTTTATGGAAATCGGAACGGCAATTCTCATGTCGACTGGTTTGGCGATTTCGTTAATTGTTATGAATAAATCAGGAGGAAAGTCTGGACTTAGTCTGGAACAATACCTTTTTGGTTCGATTGTAACAATCAGTCAAGAACAAGTAGTTGCTTTATTTGTGATTGCTTTGATTGTCATTCTATTGACGTTGTTATTTTTACGTCCTATGTATATTCTTACCTTTGATGAAGATACCGCATTTGTAGATGGATTGCCTGTTAGAGCCATGTCTATTGCCTTTAATGTAGTTACTGGTGTTGCGATTGCTCTTATGATTCCTGCTGCGGGGGCTTTATTGGTTTCAACCATTATGGTTCTACCTGCTTCTATTGCCTTACAACTTGGTAAGAGTTTTAAAGCTGTTATCTTTACGGGGATGGCAATTGGCTTTTTAGGAATGGTGACAGGTTTGATGACATCCTATTATGCAGAAACCCCAGCAAGTGCAAGTATTACCTTGATTTTCATTAGTTTTTTCTTACTGGTGAATGTTGTTCAAAAATTTAGAAAATAA
- a CDS encoding metal ABC transporter ATP-binding protein has product MRYITVEDLSFYYDKEPVLENIHYHLDSGEFVTLTGENGAAKSTLIKATLGILKPKHGKVIIAEKSIKGKKLRMAYLPQQIASFNAGFPSTVYEFVKSGRYPRQGWFRRLTAHDEEHVRKSLESVGMWEHREKRLGALSGGQKQRAVIARMFASDPDIFILDEPTTGMDVGTKDAFYQLMHHSAKKHGKSVLMITHDPDELNKYADRNIHLVRDQQSPWRCFNVHETDEEVVHV; this is encoded by the coding sequence ATGAGATATATTACTGTGGAAGATTTGTCGTTTTACTACGACAAGGAGCCGGTTTTGGAAAATATTCACTACCATTTAGATAGCGGTGAATTCGTTACATTAACTGGTGAGAATGGGGCGGCGAAATCTACTCTAATTAAAGCAACTTTAGGGATATTAAAGCCAAAACATGGAAAAGTCATTATTGCAGAAAAAAGTATAAAAGGTAAGAAATTACGTATGGCTTACTTACCTCAGCAGATAGCAAGTTTTAATGCTGGCTTTCCGAGTACAGTTTATGAGTTTGTAAAATCTGGTCGTTATCCTCGGCAAGGGTGGTTCCGTCGATTGACAGCCCATGATGAGGAACATGTTCGGAAAAGTCTGGAATCTGTAGGGATGTGGGAGCATCGTGAAAAACGTTTGGGAGCATTGAGTGGTGGTCAAAAACAACGAGCTGTAATAGCACGTATGTTTGCTTCGGATCCGGATATTTTTATTTTGGATGAGCCTACTACTGGTATGGATGTAGGGACAAAGGATGCCTTTTACCAGCTCATGCATCACTCAGCCAAAAAGCATGGTAAATCTGTATTGATGATTACTCACGATCCCGATGAATTGAATAAATACGCTGATCGTAATATTCACCTGGTTCGTGATCAACAGTCTCCTTGGCGTTGTTTCAATGTTCATGAAACAGATGAGGAGGTTGTCCATGTTTGA
- a CDS encoding MarR family transcriptional regulator: protein MNQFALDIEKCLHDIVLSSENQLEILVGSCQSTAKLTNTQEHILMLIEKAAYTNTEIAKQLNVSQAAITKATKSLVAQGLLVAVKDSKDARIVRFSLTEAAKPIAAEHAHHHAHTLEAYEELLDNYSLDEQELIARFLNELVEKIRK from the coding sequence ATGAACCAATTTGCATTAGATATTGAGAAGTGTTTGCATGATATAGTTTTGAGTTCTGAGAACCAGTTGGAAATATTGGTTGGTTCTTGTCAAAGTACGGCGAAGTTGACGAATACGCAGGAGCATATTTTGATGCTTATTGAAAAAGCTGCGTATACTAATACTGAAATTGCAAAGCAGCTGAATGTTAGTCAAGCTGCTATTACAAAGGCTACTAAATCTTTGGTTGCTCAGGGCTTATTAGTAGCAGTAAAGGATTCAAAGGATGCACGTATTGTTCGTTTTAGTCTGACTGAGGCTGCAAAGCCTATTGCTGCGGAGCATGCGCATCATCATGCACATACTTTGGAAGCATATGAAGAACTGTTAGATAATTATAGTCTTGACGAACAAGAGCTTATTGCAAGATTTTTGAATGAGTTAGTGGAGAAAATTAGAAAATAA
- a CDS encoding SEC10/PgrA surface exclusion domain-containing protein, translating into MENFMAKSTFKSLAATTAITLATVGTPAFAEETTPTVEATNDTVVSTTEAPKAEATKTSADVKPALDAQTQVVSDVKGQVDTAQDAATQADQAQATAEADVATATEAVSEAEANAANATPENIEANQADQAANLADQEANATETDEVNAEIASQTQTVADAKTAVDTAQAEKDTADADVTAAEDNVKSAQDAISGTGLAEAQANLDQAKADVQNAETNVATATDAVSTAKQADADRQTAIDAATTDVAVKSDAVDTSKAVLTKAQDDVVSTTNTLNQTTDAVNDAQDALANVDTVTIADLTQFKADKAEGDSDFMTDSGATAIEQSTVSIGKDSKSVLVDIDNLTNEQKISASQLYVQGLTQIRQALNGLTSTAVTQAAIDLAQLRADQYKARGTSPLTDGHIGAGVENLIRLGSKSTVQTEEDLKRAVYNALLVTSFADAPSNWGHLQANLNFANNIGIAVANINSDYWLVVAFTNDGTPITNPEDPTVLQATLVKAQADQAQAQAASDAAKAQLTKASSDYATALEVKTAAEKVLAEATATPLQTQVAENNLRLAKIALQNAQAREVKAQKAVDNFSADLATKKAALDDAKAKLADAQAVQASKATALEVAKAELTKQEATLASLNAEKEALLAEKDRLVEEAKALATELKGYLEAGTKLEEAKAKLSDKEAALKEAIAKAEVAHNALKDLSVKLAEEESKLAELQAEYDRLKDLEDKAKDNVITVLPDGTVIAVPKDATTVDEKPVLTLSTKKADTPTTTANNTNQAGITVTQTTSGEEVTYSRVARAKALPQTGEQESLLALFGVTVLSSLGLTGARRKRRG; encoded by the coding sequence ATGGAGAACTTTATGGCAAAGAGCACATTTAAATCCCTTGCAGCAACAACTGCAATCACCCTTGCAACAGTTGGTACACCAGCATTCGCTGAGGAAACAACACCAACAGTTGAAGCAACTAATGACACTGTTGTTTCTACAACAGAAGCACCTAAAGCGGAAGCAACTAAGACTTCTGCTGATGTTAAACCAGCACTTGATGCTCAGACTCAAGTTGTTTCTGACGTTAAAGGTCAAGTAGATACTGCACAAGATGCAGCAACACAAGCTGACCAAGCACAGGCTACTGCTGAAGCTGACGTTGCGACTGCAACTGAAGCTGTATCTGAAGCAGAAGCTAACGCTGCAAACGCAACACCAGAAAACATTGAAGCTAACCAAGCTGACCAAGCAGCTAATCTTGCAGACCAAGAAGCTAACGCTACTGAAACAGATGAAGTTAACGCTGAAATCGCATCACAAACTCAAACTGTTGCTGATGCAAAAACTGCTGTTGATACTGCTCAAGCAGAAAAAGACACAGCTGATGCTGACGTGACAGCTGCTGAAGACAACGTCAAATCAGCACAAGACGCTATTTCTGGTACTGGTCTCGCTGAAGCTCAAGCTAATCTTGACCAAGCTAAAGCTGATGTCCAAAATGCTGAAACAAATGTGGCAACTGCAACTGATGCAGTCTCAACAGCAAAACAAGCTGACGCTGACCGTCAAACTGCAATTGATGCAGCAACAACTGATGTCGCAGTAAAATCAGACGCTGTTGACACATCTAAAGCTGTTCTTACAAAAGCTCAAGATGATGTTGTTTCAACAACTAATACCTTAAACCAAACAACTGACGCAGTAAATGATGCACAAGACGCTTTAGCAAATGTGGATACTGTTACAATTGCAGACTTGACTCAATTCAAAGCTGACAAAGCCGAAGGCGACTCAGACTTTATGACTGACTCTGGTGCAACTGCTATTGAGCAATCAACGGTATCAATCGGTAAAGACAGCAAATCAGTACTTGTCGATATTGATAATCTTACAAACGAACAAAAGATTTCAGCTTCACAATTATATGTACAAGGTCTAACTCAAATCCGTCAAGCGTTAAATGGTTTGACATCAACTGCTGTAACACAAGCAGCGATTGATTTAGCACAATTACGTGCTGACCAATACAAAGCTCGTGGAACAAGTCCATTAACAGATGGACATATCGGTGCTGGTGTTGAAAACCTAATTCGTTTAGGTTCAAAATCAACCGTTCAAACTGAAGAAGATTTGAAGCGTGCAGTATACAATGCTTTATTGGTAACATCATTTGCAGATGCCCCATCAAACTGGGGTCACTTGCAAGCGAACTTAAACTTCGCAAACAACATTGGTATTGCTGTTGCAAATATCAATAGTGATTATTGGTTGGTCGTAGCATTCACTAACGACGGCACCCCAATCACCAACCCAGAAGACCCAACTGTACTTCAAGCCACACTTGTGAAAGCACAAGCTGACCAAGCTCAAGCTCAAGCCGCATCTGACGCAGCTAAGGCTCAATTGACTAAAGCAAGTTCAGATTATGCAACCGCTCTTGAAGTAAAAACAGCAGCCGAAAAAGTTTTGGCTGAAGCTACTGCCACTCCACTTCAAACACAAGTCGCAGAAAATAACCTACGCCTTGCGAAGATTGCTCTTCAAAATGCACAAGCTCGTGAAGTTAAAGCACAAAAAGCTGTTGATAACTTCTCAGCAGACCTTGCAACTAAGAAAGCAGCACTTGATGACGCAAAAGCTAAACTTGCTGATGCACAAGCTGTTCAAGCAAGTAAAGCAACTGCACTTGAAGTAGCAAAAGCTGAACTCACAAAACAAGAAGCAACTCTTGCAAGCTTGAATGCTGAAAAAGAAGCTCTTCTTGCAGAAAAAGACCGCTTGGTTGAAGAAGCTAAAGCACTTGCTACTGAGTTGAAAGGTTACCTTGAAGCTGGTACTAAGCTAGAAGAAGCAAAAGCTAAGTTGTCTGATAAAGAAGCTGCTCTTAAAGAAGCAATTGCTAAAGCTGAGGTTGCACACAACGCCCTTAAAGACTTGAGCGTCAAACTTGCCGAAGAAGAAAGCAAATTGGCTGAACTTCAAGCAGAATATGACCGTCTCAAAGACCTTGAAGACAAAGCAAAAGATAATGTGATTACTGTTCTTCCTGACGGTACAGTCATTGCAGTACCAAAAGATGCTACAACTGTTGATGAGAAGCCTGTTTTGACTTTATCAACTAAGAAAGCTGATACACCAACTACAACTGCCAATAACACAAACCAAGCAGGTATCACTGTTACACAAACAACATCAGGTGAGGAAGTGACCTATTCACGTGTTGCACGAGCCAAAGCATTACCACAAACAGGAGAACAAGAAAGCCTATTGGCACTCTTTGGTGTAACGGTATTGTCAAGCCTTGGTTTAACTGGTGCAAGAAGAAAACGTAGAGGGTAA